The window GCGGATCATGTTGAAGCTGCCGATCAGGTTGATCTCGATCACCTTGCGGAACTGCTCGAGCGGATGCGGGCCGTCCTTGCCGATTGTCTTCACGCCGATGGCAATGCCGGCGCAATTGACAAGAATGCGCGGCTCGCCAAGGTTTTCAGCCACTTCGGCGACTGCGGCCGCGCCGTTGTCGCCGTTGCTGACGTCGCACTGGACGGCGATGCCGCTAATTTCGGCCGCCACCTTCGCCGCACGATCGATGCCGACATCGAGGATGGCCACCATGGCGCCTTTGGCCGCAAGGGCGCGCGCCGTCGCCTCGCCGAGGCCAGAGCCGCCGCCGGTGACGATCGCGATCTGGCCATTCGGGTTCATGCCGACATGCTCCATATGTTAGCCGTCATGCTACGAAGCCCGCTGCTGCGGCGCAACCTGAAGGCCCGGATCAATCGAGGCACGCGGGGCGATCTGGGCCCGGGCCGCGGCCGGAACCTGTTCGGGCAGACGGGCGGTGTCCGCATGACAAACCTCGCCCTGGAGCCTGGCGACCGCACCGGGCGTGATTTCGTGATGGAGCAGCCGGTCGAGATCGACCGGGCGCGGCATGGTGATCTGCCCGCGCGCAAACCGCTTGAAGCCGAGCGGGCCATAGTAAGGCTCGTCGCCGACCAGCATGACGGCAGGCGTGCGGGCCCTGGCCGCGGCCTCCAGCGCGATCGCGACCAGCCGGCGACCGATGCCGAGATTCTTGAAGGCAGGCCGCACGGCGAGCGGCCCGAGCATCAAAGCGCGTCCGGCGCCGGCGGCGATACGTGTCATGCGTACGGATGCAATCACTGCGTCGTCCTTGACCGCGACAAAGGACATCGAGCGGTCATGTCCACCGGCTTCGCGGATTTTGTAGGCGGCGAGCACGAAACGGCCCGGCCCGAAAGCCTCCTCGTTGATGGCTTCGATCTCAGCATCGTGCGCCGGGGTTTCCGGCAGGTATTTCACGTCGGCAAGGTTCATGGTCTTTGCGTTCCGGTATGCGAGGAAAGGTCGCTGCGATCGGCAGCGTTCGCCAGTCAGCGCTTTATCAAGCGCGGGCGTCCTTTCGTCGTCGGTCGAACCGGATCGAGGCAAAGTCGAACATGGGCGCCTCCGCTAGCACCAATTTTCGGCGGCTGCAATCGGCGCTTTGCCCGCCATCCCATCGCTTGACGATCTGTTCAGCGCCTGAGGGGCTTCGGCATTCCGCTCATGCGCCTAGATATTGGTAAAGCTCAAGGAGGTTTCGCATGGGATTGCTGGTCGAAGGCAAATGGCAGGACCGGGCGCTTCGCGCCGACAGCGGCGGCAGATTTGTGCGCGCGGAAGCGCAATGGCGCGACTGGGTCACGCGCAACGGCGCGCCGGCTGAAGGCCGCAAACGCGGCTTCAAGGCAGAGCCCGGGCGCTATCACCTTTATGTGTCGCTGGCTTGCCCGTGGGCGCACCGGACCCTGATCTTCCGCGTGCTGAAGAAGCTGGAAGGCGTCATTTCGGTCTCGGTCGTGCACCATTTCATGGGCGAGAACGGCTGGACCTTCCTGGCCGAGGACGGCGCCACCGGCGACACGCTCTATGGCCTCGACTTCCTGCATCAGATCTACGCAAAGGCCGATCCTGCCTATTCGGGCCGCGCCTCGGTGCCGGTGCTGTGGGACCAGAAGGAACAGACAATCGTCTCCAACGAGTCTTCCGAGATCATCCGGATGCTGAATTCCGCCTTCGACGAATGGGGCGATGCGAGCCTCGATTTCTATCCGGCGGCGCTACGGACAAGGATCGACGAGATCAACGCGCTGATCTATCCGGCCATCAACAACGGCGTCTACCGCGCCGGCTTCGCCACCACGCAAGAGGCCTATGAGGAGGCGTTCGGCGAGCTGTTCGCAGCGCTCGACGCGGTGGAAGAGCGGCTGGCGAAACAGCGCTATCTGGTCGGCGAGCGCATCACCGAGGCGGACTGGCGGCTGTTCACCACGCTGGTGCGCTTCGATCCGGTCTATGTCGGCCACTTCAAATGCAATCTGCGCCGCATCGCCGATTACCCGAACCTGTCGAACTATCTGCGCGACCTCTACCAGGTGCCGGGTGTCTCAGGTACGGTCGATTTGCACCACATCAAGGCGCATTATTACGGCAGCCACAGGTCGATCAACCCGACAGGGATTGTTCCGGTGGGGCCGGAGCTGGACTATGCCGCGCCGCATGATCGCGGCCGGTTCAGGAAGGCAGCCTGACTGCCATCTGCCCAGTCGATCAACGGAAAGGTGTGGTGTCGATCTGCACTTGTTTCTTGCGGTTCGCTTTCAACAAGCGATTCCCGAACCAGCTCGAATAGCCGATGGCGTTGAGGCCGAAAGCAATCAGCGTCGCCAACGCCATGATCACAACCCAGCCACCGACAGGGATGTCTTTCAAATCTCTCGTTGTGGTATCGGCCGCAGTGGCCGAGAGAACGAAAATCAACGAGAGCAAAACAACGGCTACCGTGGAAAAAGTGACTGTTCTCCAATATTCGCCACGCCGGAAAAGCCTTCCGTGCTTTTTAATGAAAAAGGAGTACGATGCTAAAGTCGAAGCAATATTTATACCAACATAACTGCTTTTTCCTACGCTTGCTGCTAGCGAGGGAAAATTATCGAAACAATGATCAATATAAAACTAGCTAAGATGGTGACAAGTATGTAAATGCCAACACACGGCCACACGTTAACAGATCCTGTTCCTTCGATAGCCATTTCATTTCCCCCCTTTGGCAAATTCAGCATAATCGAATTTAACATCAATAGGATAGCCGTATTCATAAATCACCAATAAGCGGATGTCTGCCCGCCTTGGAAAACCTCGGCTATCCGCCGCAGCGTTGCGGGCGTGGTCTCTTCCGGCAAGCGGTCGAGCGGGAAGAAGTCCGCTTCGGCGATCTCGTGGTCCGGGAGCTTTGGCGCCGTCTGGCTGAAGGCCTCGATCAGATAAAGGCCGACATGGTCGCGGTTGCTGGCGCGGCGGTTGAAGTGCATCGATTTCAGCACCGGCGGGGCAGCCAGCGCGATGTTGCCTTCCTCGGCCAATTCGCGCGCCAGCGCTTCGACAAGCGTCTCGCCCACCTCGACGCCGCCGCCCGGCAATTGCCATCCCGGAACATAGGTATGGCGGATGAGGAAGACGGAATTGGAGGCCCGGTCGTATATGAGGCCGCGCACGCCGAGCGTCATCGGGCGCCGCAGCAGGAAATAGAGGTGGAACAGCCTTGCCCGCAGCCCCAGCCAGCCGGTCTGGCGAAACGGCACTTCCGGATCGGGTCCGGCATTCATCCGCGAAACCGTGAGTGGAAAGGCCGGACCGGGTCGCTTAAGAAGGAGCTATGTTCAGGCTCGCACATATTTCCGATATCCATCTGGGGCCATTGCCGGATGTAACCTATCGCGATCTCGCCTCCAAGCGGGTGCTGGGTTACGTCAACTGGCAGCGCAACCGCCGTCGCCATATGCATGATGCCGTCATCGATGCGATCGTCGCCGATATCAAGACAAACACGCCCGACCACCTCGCCATCACCGGCGACCTTGTCAACCTGGCGCTCGACGGCGAGATCGAGATGGCGAAGCACTGGCTGGAGACGCTCGGCTCGCCACATGACGTGTCGGTGGTCCCGGGCAATCACGATGCCTATGTGCCGGGCGCCTTCGACAAGGTCTGCCGCTCATGGGCGCCATGGATGACAGGCGACGGCGTCAACAGTCCGGTCGACCGCAATTCCTTTCCTTATCTGCGGGTGCGCGGCAACGTCGCGCTGATCGGCGTCACGACGGCGCGCGCAACGGCGCCCTTCATGGCCAACGGCTTCTTCATGGAGGGGCAGGCGGAGCGACTCGGCAGGACCCTTGACGCCACAGCAAGAGAAGGCCTGTTCCGCGCCATCATGATCCACCATCCGCCGGTGCGGGGCGCCGTTCCGCAGCACAAGCGGCTGTTCGGCATCGCCCGCTTCCACAGGCTCATTCGCCGGCATGGCGCCGAGCTTGTCCTGCACGGCCATTCGCATCTGCCGTCGCTGTTCACCATCGGCCAGCGCGGCGCCAAGGTGCCGGTGGTCGGCGTTGCCGCCGCGGGTCAGGCTCCCGGCGGCAGGCGCCCGGCGGCGCAGTACAATCTGTTCGACATCGACGGCGAAAAGGGCAACTGGGGCATCCGCCTGACGCGGCGCGGCCTGACCGGCCCCTCCATACCGCCTTCCGAGCTGCAGACGATAGACCTCGGCGCGCTGTCGGAGGCGCCCCGGCAGCTCGTCAGAAGCTGATCTTCATCTGGGCGATGCGGTCCCAGAATAGCACGAGCGACACTGCCAGGCCGACCAGTGCGCCGGCGGCGATCAAGCCGAGGCCGGCAAAGAACGTCGTCCAGCCGTTGCGGCGAGTTGCGGATTGCAGCGGCGGTTCGGCTTCCTCGACCAGGGGGCGATGCAGGCCGGCCGCGGCGCTCTCCACCCCGCCCTCCATCATCCGCTGACGCTCGACGATCCGTTCGGCGACGTAGCGTGTCACGGCATCGGCAACGGGCTTCATCTCGGTCGATTCGGCCAGCACCACCCGGCCGATGCGCGTATCCCTGAGGAAACGATAGGTGCGGCGGTCGCGCCCCATGGCGACATGGCTCACGGCATCGATCCACAGCCGCGGCTGCAGCCCGGAGGAAACGGCAAAGTCGAAATTGTCCATGTCCGCCGGCACGTCGGCGAAAACGGGCGCGAGCTCCGCGGCAAGCAGGTCAAGGCGCATGCGGTGCGCTTCGCGCATGTCGACGACCACGTCATCGCGGTCGGCGAACGCATTCTTGACGTCGCGGATGGTATCCGCCAGCTTCCGCGACGGTTCGATCGGGGTGATTTTGTCGCCTGCGTCCTTCATTGGCGCTGCCTCGCTGTTGGTTAACAGCGAGTTAACACAGTCGCCGGCAAAATGCACCGTGTGATGGCGTTGGCAGTCAGCCTGCCGCCGCGCCAAGCGCCGGCAGCTGTCTCCTGCCACGGCGTCGCGTATTGCGGCGAACGATCTCGGCGATCAGGCCAGGGGCTTCCTCGACCAGCATATGTCCGGCGTCCAGCACATGATGAAGATGGAAATGCGCCGGCAAGCCCTCGGTCTGGTCGACGGGCAGGACCGGGTCCTGCGCCCCCCAAACCACCATCACAGGCATGGCGAGGGTATCGAGCTGTTCGCGCCGGATGACACCTTGCCGGTCATCACTGGTCATCGAAGCTGCCACGTCGACAAGGGTCTGCAATTGGCCCGGTCGGCCGCGCATCTTAAAAAGCACATCCACCACGTGCTCGGGAGGCACGCTCCGCGGCCCCGACATGGCGGCAAGACAAGCGCGAATATCTGTCTTGTCGGCCGCGGCGGCATAGCGGCGCAGCAAGGGGCCGTCAATCTCCGGGCCGAAGCCGCCGGGCGCCAGCAGGGTCAGCGAGGCCACACTTGCGGGATCGGCGAGCGCCATCAATGCCGCCACCGCACCGCCCATGGAATGACCGACGATGTGGACCCTGTCCAGCCGGCGCGTAGCCAAATCCGCCAGTATGGCCATGGCAGCCGTCCTGGCGCCGCCCTGGTGTTCCAACGATCGTCCGTGACCCGGCAGATCGTAGGCCAGCGCCCTGACACCAGAAGCCAGCGCGGCGATCACGTCGCGCCAGATTTCATGGCAGCCGCCGAAACCGTGCAGGAAGACAATCGTCTTGGGGCCGGTGCCGCGTTCGGCGACGTAAGGATGTGGAAGCATGGAAATGTGTGGCTGCAGGAGCAAGACGGGAGCAATTGCAAATTGTGGCTGAATTGCTCCCGGACCAGCTCGATAGCCAGTAAAATTTTTGCGATTGGAAGGAGTTGTGATCCCGTATGCACAAGCAGGTTCCGGCAATCATGCGTTGCGGACCGGGAGTCACAAAATCAAAGCGGATACCGATTTTTCCGGCAAATGCGCCAGCGACGGACGATCGTTCAGCTGGGATTGCCGATCCCGGCGGCGCGCAAGGACTGCACCAGCCGGTCGGTGAGATCGGCGGGGTACTTCCTGTCGACGAATGTCGCGCGCGGGTTGGCGGCGAATTTCGGAAATTCGACGGTGAGCTCGTTGGCAAGCTGATTTGCGAGTTTGTCGCGGCCGGAAATCCTGGCGCCGATCAGGCGCGCGGCCAGGTAATGCGACTTGTTTGCCGTCGTGCGCAGCGATTCGCTGGCAATTGCAGCCTTGCTTGTGTCGCCTTGCATGAAGGCTCCGACGAACAGGCCGTAATCCCACCAGGTCGGATGGCCGCTGAAGGCTTCGACGGCGCGGCCGAGGATCGGCGTTCCCTCCTGATATTTGCCGGCAAAAATCAGCCCGTAGCCATAGGCGGCGGCCATGCCCAGATCGTAGGGATTGAGCTCGTAGGCCTTGCGCATCCAGCGGATCGCTTCCTCCGTATTGCCGAGCCGGCTGTTGAGATAGCCATAGGCGCGATGCGCGTGCGGGCTCATCGGCCCCATCTGAATGGCGCGATGGGCAAGCGACATCGCCTGTTCAATCGACGCGCCGGGTGGATAGGCATAGTGGTCGGTGACGGCTTCCAGCTGCAAGGATGCCAGTTCCGAGTAGACCAGAGACGATTTGGTGCCCTGGCCGACCAACTGCTCCAGGCAGCGATAAGCAGCTTCGTGCGTCCTGGCGCTCTGGTCGAGATAGTAGCGATCGTTGAGGACCAGACATCCGATCTGGCTGGTCTGGACGCCGCTCTGGTCGATGTAGCTGTAGATCGCGCCGGAAGCAGGGATGGTCGAGGTCAGCAGGCCCGCGATGCTGCTTTCGATCGCGGCAGGCGCGCTTTCGGCCGGGGTCAGGTTGCGCGACAGGAGAACGCGTCCGGTCGCGACGCTCTGCAGCTCGACCGTGACGTCGCCGGCGGCGGGGCCGGGAATGACGTCGAAAACGAAACTGATCGGATCGGCCGAAACATCGCGCGTTGCATCGGCGTCGCGCCCGATGAAGTCTATGGTGTCGAAGCCGGCAAGGCCGGCGCGCAGCGAGGCTGCGACACGGGCTGCCTCCTGTCCGTCCGATTTGATGGCAATGTAGATCAGCGGCAGGCCATCGAACGGCTGCGGGGCGGTGCTGCTGGTCGCGCCACTTGCCGTCTCGACGGGTGCTGCGGCACCGTCACCGTCGAGAAAGGCAAGGCCGCCCTGGCGCATGATAAGCACACCCAGCATCGCGATGACTAGGATCATGGCGGCCCAGAAGAGCCGCAGCTGGCGCGTCAGCGACGGGGCGGATGCCGGCGTGGCCGGGGCCGTGATCAGTGCCGCGGCGTCCGCCGGCAAGGGATTCTCGAAATGTTCGGCTGCAGGCGAGGCGGCCTGGCCAGTGTTGGCAGGCCCGCCCCCGGCAGGCAGCCGAATGGCATTCGGCTCGTAGGAAGGGACGTAGCCGCCGCGCGGAATGGCGATGCGCAATGGCTCGGCAACGCCTTCATTGGCGAAATATTGCTGCAGAAGCTCCCGCAGACGCCCGGCCTGAACCCTGACCACGGCATCGGTCGACGGGTCGAAATCACCGTCCTTGCCGAAGACATCCATGGCAATGGAAAGGCCCTTGAGCCTGTCGGCCTCGCCGGCCTGCTCGCGTTCGACCAGATAGCGTAACAGCTCGCGCGCACGCTCGGACCTTCCGAACGTTTCGCTGGCAAGCAGTCGCTCCAATGTCTCGCGCACTGCGGGGGCGGCAGGCGTGGCAGGCTGCAAGTGTCGATCCTTCCGAATTCGGCACAGGTTAGGATGCGATAATATAGCGCCAGCGCCGGCGCACAAGAACGCTTCTGTTACGCTATCGCGTAAGCCACGGGAAATTTTCCCGCCGGTTAATGAATGGCGCAAGCCGACCGCGGCGCGTCGTCGCGACGCGCCGCGGTCGAGAGAGCGCGGGCGGTCAGCCGGCCTTGCGGCCGAGGATGCGGTTGGCGGCCGAAACCACGGCCTCCAGCGAGGCAGCGACGATGTTGGTGTTTATCCCCGCGCCGAACAGCTTGCCGCCAGGATACTCCATCTCGACATAGGAAATGGCCGAGGCATTGGAGCCGCGCTGCAAGGAATGTTCGGAATAGTCGAGCACCGACATCTCGACGCCGACATGGCGCGACAGCGCATCGACGAAGCCGTCGATCGGGCCGGTGCCGGAGCCGGCGATGGTCACTTCCTTGCCGTTGTCGAGGATTACCGCTTCCACCACGCGGCGGCCCTTGACCTCGGCGTCGGGGAAGGTCTGGTGATCGAGGAACTTCAGCCGCGCGCCGGGCTGATCGACATAGGTGTCGAGAAAGCGGTCATGGATGCGCCTGGCGGGCACTTCCTTGCCTTCGGCATCGGTGATCGCCTGGATTTCCTGGCTGAACTCGATCTGCAGATTGCGCGGCAGATTGAGGCCGTAATCGGCCTGCAGCACATAGGCGATGCCGCCCTTGCCGGACTGCGAGTTGATGCGGATGATCGCCTCGTAGCTGCGGCCGACGTCGGCCGGGTCGATCGGCAGATAGGGCACTTCCCACAGGCCGGTATTGGCCTTCTTCAGCGCCTTCATGCCCTTGTTGATGGCGTCCTGATGCGAGCCGGAAAAGGCGGTGTAAACCAGTTCGCCGACGTAAGGATGACGTTCGGGAATCCTGAGCTGGTTTGAATATTCGTAGACGTCCTTCATCCGGTTGATATCGGAGCAGTCGAGTTCGGGATCGACGCCTTGCGTGTACATGTTGAGCGCCAGCGTGACGATGTCGACATTGCCGGTGCGCTCGCCATTGCCGAACAACGTGCCTTCGACGCGGTCGGCGCCGGCCATCAGGCCGAGCTCGGTGGTGGCGATGCCGGTGCCGCGGTCATTATGCGGATGCAGCGAAATGATCAGCTTGTCGCGATTATCGAGATTGCGGCACATCCATTCGATACGGTCGGCGTAGACGTTTGGCGTCGACATCTCGACGGTCGAGGGCAGGTTGATGATGAGCTTGTTGTCGGCCGTCGGCTTGACGATCTCGGTGACGGCGTTGCAGATCTCCAGCGCCACTTCGAGCTCGGTGCCGGTGAAGCTTTCCGGCGAATATTCGAAACGGTAGCCGCCGCCGGCCTTGGCCGCCATATCGGTGATCATCCTGGCGGCGTCGGTGGCGATCCGCTTGATGCCGGCGACGTCCTTTTCGAAGACGACACGGCGCTGCAGCTCGCTGGTCGAATTGTAGAAATGCACGATCGGGTTGTGGGCGCCCTGCAGCGCCTCGAAGGTACGGGTGATCAGCTCGGGCCGGCACTGGACCAGCACCTGCAGCGAGACATCCGCAGGCACGTTGCCTTGCTCGATGCACCAGCGGGCAAAGTCGAAGTCGGTCTGCGAGGCGGACGGAAAGCCGATCTCGATCTCCTTGAAGCCCATGTCGAGGAGCAGCGCGAACATGCGCGCCTTGCGCTCGTGGCCCATCGGATCGATCAGCGCCTGGTTGCCGTCGCGCAGATCGACCGAGCACCAGATCGGCGCCTTTTCGATGACTTTCGACGGCCATGTGCGGTCGGTGAGGCCAACGGTGGGGTAGGGTTGATATTTGCGGGCGGCATCCTGCATATGCCCTGCCGCGCGCGTGGCGGTTTCGGCATCGCCGGCGCGGATTTCTTCTCGTGCGTTCATCGTCTTGTTCTCCCGGCGGCTCGGGTCCGCCTGCGGGCGGATTGGGCTGAGCTTCGCCTTTACCAGAGTTTCGTTCGCTTGATGTGAATTGCCAAGGAGCGTGCGCTTGCGCGGCGGACTCGACCGCCGGGCGCTCCTTCAGCGAACCCGGCGATCGCCGATAAGGCCGAGAAGAAGCAGCGTCGAAGCAAGCGAGCGCGCGCTCTCGCCGGCAGAGCCGGTGCGAGGGGAAGCGACGGAAAAGGCACGCTCGATCATGGCGGCTGTCTTACAGGAGCGGTCATGCGGAGGCAAGGGCCGGCCCGGCCGCACACCGCGCAAGCTCTTCCACACGCAGGACAAATGCGCCAAACTCGCCGCAAGAGGTCATGATCTCAGGGGAGGCGGTGCATTGAATTTCGTGTTCTTCTCGCCGCATTTTCCAGCCAACGGCGCCGATTTCTGCGACCGGCTGAAAAAGGCCGGCGCGACCGTGCTCGGCATCGGCGATGCGCCCTATGAAACGCTCAGCGCCAAGCTGAAGCCGGCGCTTGCAGAATATTACCGCGTCGCGGACATGGAAGACTATGATGTCGTGTTCCGCGCGATGGGCCACTTCATCCACAGATGGGGCCGCATCGACCGTTTCGAATCGCTCAACGAGCACTGGCTCGAGCTCGAAGCCAATATCCGCACCGACTTCAACATCTTCGGCACCAAGCTCGATTTCGTGAAGAATTTGAAGCGCAAGAGCCGCATGCGCGCCTTCTTTCGCAAGAGCGGCGTCGAGACCATTCCGCAGCGCAAATGCTCGGACCGCGCCGGCGCCATGACCTTTATCCGGCGCGTCGGCTATCCGGTGGTGGTCAAGCCGGATTCGGGCTCGGGCGCCTCGAACACCTTCAAGATCTCCAACCCAAAAGAACTCGACCAGTTCTTCAGGGACAAGCCCGAGGGCGTCACCTTCGTCATGGAGCAATTCATCGAGGGGCTGGTGGTGACCTATGACGGGCTGGTCAACCGCGACGGCGAGGTGGTGCTGGCGGCCAGCCACCGCTACGACCAGAGCGTCATGGAGGTGGTCAACCGCGACCGCCATATGAGCTACACCTGCTTTCCCGAGATCAGCCCGGCGGTGGAGGAGGCGGGCCGCAAGATCCTGAAGGCGTTCGACGTGCGCGAGCGCTTCTTCCACATCGAACTGTTCGAGACAAAGGACGACCGCGTCATTGCGCTGGAGGTCAACATGCGGCCGCCCGGCGCCTGGATGACCGACGCCATCAACTACACCTTCGACATCGACGTCTATGCGGCATGGGCCGACATGGTGGTCAAGGACGCCGCCGGCGGTCCCTACAAGGGGAAATATTTCACCGCCTATGCCAGCCGCAAGCGGCACCTCGACTATTTGCACAGCCATGCCGACGTGCTAGCCGCCCACGGCGACAAGATCGTCCATCACCAGGCCATCGAAGAGGTTTTCAGCCGCGCCATGGGAAATTACGCCTACCAGATGCGTTCGAAGGATCCCACGGCGCTGCGCCAGGCGGTCAACTACATCCACGCGGAAAAGGCGTGAGGCGATGGACATTTCCTACCACAAGGCCCAGGCCCGCAATCTCGGCCGCGACATGGAGTACAAGCGCTACGGCCATGCCGGCCGGCCGGTGGTGGTGTTCCCGACCTCGCAAGGGCGGTTCTACCAGTTCGAGGATTCCGGCGGGGTCGGCGCGCTTGGCGAGTTCATCGACACGGGCCGCATCCAGCTGTTCACGCTCGACGGCATCGATTCGGAATCCTTCTTCAACAGGCAGGTCGACCCGGCCCACCGCATCGCCCGCCACGAGGCTTATTTCCGCTATGTACGGGAAGAGGCGCTGCCGGAACTGCAGTCGGTCGCCGCGAAATCCAATAGCGGACGCAATTTGAAG is drawn from Mesorhizobium sp. B1-1-8 and contains these coding sequences:
- a CDS encoding metallophosphoesterase family protein — its product is MFRLAHISDIHLGPLPDVTYRDLASKRVLGYVNWQRNRRRHMHDAVIDAIVADIKTNTPDHLAITGDLVNLALDGEIEMAKHWLETLGSPHDVSVVPGNHDAYVPGAFDKVCRSWAPWMTGDGVNSPVDRNSFPYLRVRGNVALIGVTTARATAPFMANGFFMEGQAERLGRTLDATAREGLFRAIMIHHPPVRGAVPQHKRLFGIARFHRLIRRHGAELVLHGHSHLPSLFTIGQRGAKVPVVGVAAAGQAPGGRRPAAQYNLFDIDGEKGNWGIRLTRRGLTGPSIPPSELQTIDLGALSEAPRQLVRS
- a CDS encoding tetratricopeptide repeat protein produces the protein MQPATPAAPAVRETLERLLASETFGRSERARELLRYLVEREQAGEADRLKGLSIAMDVFGKDGDFDPSTDAVVRVQAGRLRELLQQYFANEGVAEPLRIAIPRGGYVPSYEPNAIRLPAGGGPANTGQAASPAAEHFENPLPADAAALITAPATPASAPSLTRQLRLFWAAMILVIAMLGVLIMRQGGLAFLDGDGAAAPVETASGATSSTAPQPFDGLPLIYIAIKSDGQEAARVAASLRAGLAGFDTIDFIGRDADATRDVSADPISFVFDVIPGPAAGDVTVELQSVATGRVLLSRNLTPAESAPAAIESSIAGLLTSTIPASGAIYSYIDQSGVQTSQIGCLVLNDRYYLDQSARTHEAAYRCLEQLVGQGTKSSLVYSELASLQLEAVTDHYAYPPGASIEQAMSLAHRAIQMGPMSPHAHRAYGYLNSRLGNTEEAIRWMRKAYELNPYDLGMAAAYGYGLIFAGKYQEGTPILGRAVEAFSGHPTWWDYGLFVGAFMQGDTSKAAIASESLRTTANKSHYLAARLIGARISGRDKLANQLANELTVEFPKFAANPRATFVDRKYPADLTDRLVQSLRAAGIGNPS
- a CDS encoding ABZJ_00895 family protein, coding for MDHCFDNFPSLAASVGKSSYVGINIASTLASYSFFIKKHGRLFRRGEYWRTVTFSTVAVVLLSLIFVLSATAADTTTRDLKDIPVGGWVVIMALATLIAFGLNAIGYSSWFGNRLLKANRKKQVQIDTTPFR
- the leuA gene encoding 2-isopropylmalate synthase; protein product: MQDAARKYQPYPTVGLTDRTWPSKVIEKAPIWCSVDLRDGNQALIDPMGHERKARMFALLLDMGFKEIEIGFPSASQTDFDFARWCIEQGNVPADVSLQVLVQCRPELITRTFEALQGAHNPIVHFYNSTSELQRRVVFEKDVAGIKRIATDAARMITDMAAKAGGGYRFEYSPESFTGTELEVALEICNAVTEIVKPTADNKLIINLPSTVEMSTPNVYADRIEWMCRNLDNRDKLIISLHPHNDRGTGIATTELGLMAGADRVEGTLFGNGERTGNVDIVTLALNMYTQGVDPELDCSDINRMKDVYEYSNQLRIPERHPYVGELVYTAFSGSHQDAINKGMKALKKANTGLWEVPYLPIDPADVGRSYEAIIRINSQSGKGGIAYVLQADYGLNLPRNLQIEFSQEIQAITDAEGKEVPARRIHDRFLDTYVDQPGARLKFLDHQTFPDAEVKGRRVVEAVILDNGKEVTIAGSGTGPIDGFVDALSRHVGVEMSVLDYSEHSLQRGSNASAISYVEMEYPGGKLFGAGINTNIVAASLEAVVSAANRILGRKAG
- a CDS encoding alpha/beta fold hydrolase; this encodes MLPHPYVAERGTGPKTIVFLHGFGGCHEIWRDVIAALASGVRALAYDLPGHGRSLEHQGGARTAAMAILADLATRRLDRVHIVGHSMGGAVAALMALADPASVASLTLLAPGGFGPEIDGPLLRRYAAAADKTDIRACLAAMSGPRSVPPEHVVDVLFKMRGRPGQLQTLVDVAASMTSDDRQGVIRREQLDTLAMPVMVVWGAQDPVLPVDQTEGLPAHFHLHHVLDAGHMLVEEAPGLIAEIVRRNTRRRGRRQLPALGAAAG
- a CDS encoding ATP-grasp domain-containing protein — translated: MAAVLQERSCGGKGRPGRTPRKLFHTQDKCAKLAARGHDLRGGGALNFVFFSPHFPANGADFCDRLKKAGATVLGIGDAPYETLSAKLKPALAEYYRVADMEDYDVVFRAMGHFIHRWGRIDRFESLNEHWLELEANIRTDFNIFGTKLDFVKNLKRKSRMRAFFRKSGVETIPQRKCSDRAGAMTFIRRVGYPVVVKPDSGSGASNTFKISNPKELDQFFRDKPEGVTFVMEQFIEGLVVTYDGLVNRDGEVVLAASHRYDQSVMEVVNRDRHMSYTCFPEISPAVEEAGRKILKAFDVRERFFHIELFETKDDRVIALEVNMRPPGAWMTDAINYTFDIDVYAAWADMVVKDAAGGPYKGKYFTAYASRKRHLDYLHSHADVLAAHGDKIVHHQAIEEVFSRAMGNYAYQMRSKDPTALRQAVNYIHAEKA
- a CDS encoding NUDIX domain-containing protein, which produces MNAGPDPEVPFRQTGWLGLRARLFHLYFLLRRPMTLGVRGLIYDRASNSVFLIRHTYVPGWQLPGGGVEVGETLVEALARELAEEGNIALAAPPVLKSMHFNRRASNRDHVGLYLIEAFSQTAPKLPDHEIAEADFFPLDRLPEETTPATLRRIAEVFQGGQTSAYW
- a CDS encoding glutathione S-transferase family protein — protein: MGLLVEGKWQDRALRADSGGRFVRAEAQWRDWVTRNGAPAEGRKRGFKAEPGRYHLYVSLACPWAHRTLIFRVLKKLEGVISVSVVHHFMGENGWTFLAEDGATGDTLYGLDFLHQIYAKADPAYSGRASVPVLWDQKEQTIVSNESSEIIRMLNSAFDEWGDASLDFYPAALRTRIDEINALIYPAINNGVYRAGFATTQEAYEEAFGELFAALDAVEERLAKQRYLVGERITEADWRLFTTLVRFDPVYVGHFKCNLRRIADYPNLSNYLRDLYQVPGVSGTVDLHHIKAHYYGSHRSINPTGIVPVGPELDYAAPHDRGRFRKAA